A region from the Bacillus sp. BGMRC 2118 genome encodes:
- the murB gene encoding UDP-N-acetylmuramate dehydrogenase, protein MEKLASRLQEANVGKVLIGEKLANHTTMKIGGPADILVEPSTIEGLETTIQLVKELGVNWRAIGRGSNLLVSDKGIEGVVIKLGEGLDSLEINDTEVTVGGGYPLVKLATVLSRKGLSGLEFSAGIPGSIGGAVYMNAGAHRSDFSQILEKAYILFEDGSFEWLTNEQMNYSYRTSVLQKERPGICVAAVLKLTKGNADEIKAELKKNKDYRRETQPWNYPCAGSIFRNPLPQYAGQLIEEAGLKGFQIGGAQVSEMHGNFIVNANHATAKDVLDLIQYIQKTILEKYHVELHTEVEIIGRK, encoded by the coding sequence ATGGAGAAATTAGCTAGTAGGCTTCAGGAAGCAAACGTTGGTAAAGTTTTAATAGGAGAAAAATTAGCAAACCATACTACGATGAAAATTGGTGGACCTGCCGATATATTGGTTGAACCATCAACTATTGAAGGATTAGAAACGACCATACAACTCGTGAAAGAACTTGGTGTGAATTGGAGAGCAATAGGTAGAGGATCTAATTTACTTGTGTCAGATAAAGGTATTGAAGGAGTAGTCATTAAACTGGGTGAAGGGTTAGATTCACTTGAAATAAATGATACAGAAGTAACAGTTGGTGGTGGGTATCCTCTTGTAAAATTAGCAACTGTACTATCGAGAAAAGGCCTATCCGGATTAGAATTTTCAGCCGGTATACCAGGATCAATTGGTGGAGCGGTATACATGAATGCAGGTGCACACCGGTCTGACTTCTCTCAAATTTTAGAAAAGGCATATATTTTATTTGAGGATGGATCGTTCGAATGGCTAACAAACGAACAGATGAACTATTCCTATCGTACGTCTGTCCTGCAAAAGGAAAGACCAGGTATTTGTGTTGCTGCTGTATTAAAACTAACAAAGGGTAATGCGGATGAAATTAAGGCAGAGTTAAAGAAGAATAAGGATTATAGACGAGAAACACAACCGTGGAATTATCCTTGTGCAGGTAGCATATTTAGGAATCCTCTTCCTCAATATGCAGGACAATTAATTGAAGAAGCAGGACTAAAAGGATTTCAAATTGGTGGAGCACAAGTATCAGAAATGCACGGGAATTTTATTGTGAATGCAAATCATGCAACGGCAAAAGATGTGTTGGATTTAATACAATATATTCAAAAAACAATCCTTGAAAAATATCATGTAGAGCTTCATACGGAAGTAGAAATAATTGGACGAAAATAA